A portion of the Rubeoparvulum massiliense genome contains these proteins:
- a CDS encoding ComE operon protein 2, whose protein sequence is MRITWDEYFMAQSRIIALRSTCTRLSVGATIVRDKRVIAGGYNGSISGDAHCLDVGCKVVDGHCVRTIHAEVNAILQCSKFGVPTEGAEIYVTHFPCLNCTKTIIQAGIKRLCYETKYRVDPYAEELLRNANVEVVQVSANLDKYLPQLLQP, encoded by the coding sequence ATGCGAATTACCTGGGATGAATATTTTATGGCACAGAGTAGAATTATCGCCCTACGCAGTACCTGTACACGCTTAAGCGTAGGAGCTACCATTGTACGAGATAAACGAGTCATTGCAGGTGGCTATAATGGCTCAATATCTGGAGATGCTCACTGTTTGGATGTAGGCTGTAAGGTGGTAGATGGCCATTGTGTACGAACCATTCATGCAGAGGTAAATGCCATTTTACAATGTTCTAAATTTGGTGTACCCACTGAAGGAGCAGAGATTTATGTCACGCATTTTCCATGTCTCAACTGTACAAAGACTATAATCCAAGCAGGGATAAAACGACTTTGCTATGAGACGAAGTATCGGGTAGACCCTTATGCAGAGGAACTATTACGTAATGCCAATGTGGAGGTTGTTCAGGTTTCTGCTAATCTGGACAAGTATCTTCCACAATTATTGCAGCCATAA